A genomic window from Candidatus Zymogenus saltonus includes:
- a CDS encoding zinc-ribbon domain-containing protein, with product MKVKCNNCGFEGNIADSLIPDDGKKVSCPKCKTSFVVNKKTKPLPIDQENQSNSKMTTWDYIKGDYSKLESTPEKRIDTEKEKTITPKNKAEDINKTTLFLILIISLIAVTAYAYYYFNFSIYSKYRDLKKQHPDYVHISSLPEIKTGSLTNVQKEQYANMYVGKNCIGIGEVVSVEKYNKSIVGSFMEGFTEGLTGTFTTPKKELPSSGVLIELKNANSITKIYLPENTTLNYFSLSKGQNIVFIGVIEAVSVGYNMTFHVVNVSLE from the coding sequence ATGAAAGTTAAATGCAATAATTGTGGATTTGAAGGTAATATAGCTGATAGTCTAATACCAGATGATGGGAAAAAAGTATCTTGCCCTAAATGCAAAACATCTTTTGTAGTTAATAAAAAGACGAAGCCTTTGCCGATTGATCAAGAAAATCAAAGTAATTCTAAAATGACAACATGGGACTACATTAAGGGTGATTACTCAAAATTGGAGTCTACTCCTGAAAAAAGAATTGATACAGAAAAAGAAAAAACAATCACTCCAAAAAATAAGGCTGAAGATATAAACAAAACAACGTTATTTTTGATTCTAATTATTTCTTTAATTGCTGTTACTGCATATGCATATTACTACTTCAACTTTAGTATTTACTCTAAATATCGTGATTTGAAAAAACAACACCCTGATTATGTTCATATTTCCTCTTTGCCTGAAATAAAAACGGGCTCTTTGACTAACGTGCAAAAAGAACAATATGCAAATATGTATGTTGGGAAAAATTGCATAGGTATAGGTGAAGTAGTATCCGTGGAGAAGTATAATAAATCTATTGTCGGTTCTTTTATGGAAGGTTTTACTGAAGGTTTAACTGGAACTTTTACAACACCTAAAAAGGAATTACCTTCATCAGGAGTATTGATAGAATTAAAAAATGCAAATAGCATAACCAAAATCTATCTTCCTGAAAACACAACTTTAAACTATTTTTCGTTAAGTAAAGGACAAAATATCGTTTTTATAGGAGTAATTGAAGCAGTTAGTGTGGGCTATAATATGACTTTTCACGTAGTAAATGTATCATTAGAGTAA
- a CDS encoding SocA family protein, protein MKKTKQLLAYLIKNHQSPTITGLMKLAYISDLVSMERRDLQMSDFEYLRYKHGPFDRNIYDYIQELLSENSIVEEPNYTTRGDEYIVYRFKDKQNVSFDELDEEDQAILDEVLEALSGYGAKALVEIAYNTKPMKKIGATQNNKKGLNQVLDLSAK, encoded by the coding sequence ATGAAAAAGACCAAGCAACTACTTGCTTATTTGATAAAAAACCATCAATCACCAACAATTACTGGTTTAATGAAACTCGCCTATATAAGCGATTTAGTATCAATGGAAAGGCGTGATCTGCAAATGTCAGATTTTGAATATTTGAGATATAAACACGGGCCATTTGATAGAAATATCTATGATTATATTCAAGAATTATTATCGGAGAATAGCATTGTCGAAGAACCAAACTATACTACAAGAGGTGATGAATATATAGTCTATAGATTTAAAGATAAACAGAACGTTTCTTTTGATGAATTAGATGAAGAAGATCAGGCTATTTTAGATGAAGTATTAGAGGCGCTTTCAGGATATGGGGCAAAGGCTCTTGTTGAGATAGCTTATAATACAAAACCCATGAAAAAAATAGGAGCTACACAAAATAATAAGAAAGGTCTAAATCAAGTATTAGATTTATCGGCCAAATGA
- a CDS encoding AAA family ATPase translates to MDRQELEEQEQIAIREEGNSTDRLPGLLSTYDILNTEFPAPTWIIPEMLSVGVAILGGRPKTGKSWMGLQLGQAVASGGVVFGKKVDPGRVLIIALEDHPRRLKDRMQKQGWSPGLPADFITSKLFRERFGDLGKGGGQLLAKQIERWQYRFVVVDTLSRAIGVDQNDVNAVTNAIGSLQEVAQNLNTSILLIDHHKKALADPDAVSDILGSTGKGAVGDCLWGLYRQAGKVGAKLILTGRDIEEQSLKLNIDWETGLWSCEGEASLYELSGRQGEIIEFLQDAGACGITDIGDALGINKGSAYKILSDLVNRGTILKSGKGRGGVKYSIL, encoded by the coding sequence ATGGATAGACAGGAGCTTGAAGAACAGGAACAGATTGCAATCCGAGAAGAGGGCAACAGTACTGACCGCCTTCCCGGCCTCCTCTCCACTTATGACATTCTAAATACAGAATTTCCTGCACCAACTTGGATTATACCGGAGATGTTGTCGGTCGGAGTTGCGATTCTGGGGGGTCGACCAAAAACAGGAAAAAGTTGGATGGGCCTTCAGCTTGGACAGGCGGTTGCTTCTGGGGGAGTTGTTTTCGGAAAAAAGGTTGACCCTGGACGTGTTCTAATTATTGCCCTCGAAGATCACCCTCGCCGTCTAAAAGACAGAATGCAGAAACAAGGATGGTCGCCGGGATTGCCCGCAGATTTTATAACATCAAAATTGTTTAGAGAGCGTTTTGGTGATCTTGGGAAAGGCGGGGGGCAGTTATTGGCAAAGCAGATCGAACGTTGGCAATATCGCTTTGTTGTGGTGGATACGCTGTCAAGGGCCATTGGGGTTGATCAGAATGACGTTAATGCAGTTACCAACGCAATCGGCTCACTCCAAGAAGTAGCTCAAAATCTAAATACTTCCATTCTCCTGATCGATCATCATAAGAAGGCACTTGCCGACCCTGATGCTGTATCTGACATATTGGGGTCTACAGGAAAGGGTGCTGTAGGTGATTGTCTTTGGGGGCTTTACAGACAGGCCGGGAAGGTGGGGGCAAAGCTGATTTTAACAGGAAGGGATATAGAGGAGCAAAGCCTAAAATTAAATATCGATTGGGAGACCGGGCTTTGGAGTTGTGAAGGCGAGGCAAGTCTTTACGAATTGAGCGGACGACAAGGCGAAATTATAGAATTTTTACAGGATGCGGGGGCTTGTGGAATTACAGATATAGGCGATGCCCTTGGAATTAATAAAGGAAGCGCATATAAAATATTAAGCGATCTCGTAAACCGGGGGACAATCCTTAAAAGCGGTAAAGGTCGAGGCGGTGTTAAGTATTCTATCCTTTAG